A single Callithrix jacchus isolate 240 chromosome 4, calJac240_pri, whole genome shotgun sequence DNA region contains:
- the LOC100385065 gene encoding E3 ubiquitin-protein ligase MYLIP isoform X1: MLCYVTRPDAVPMEVEVEAKANGEDCLNQVCRRLGIIEVDYFGLQFTGSKGESLWLNLRNRISQQMDGLAPYRFKLRVKFFVEPHLILQEQTRHIFFLHIKEALLAGHLLCSPEQAVELSALLAQTKFGDYNQNTAKYNYEELCAKELSCAALNSIVAKHKELEGTSQASAEYQVLQIVSAMENYGIEWHSVRDSEGQKLLIGVGPEGISICKDDFSPINRIAYPVVQMATQSGKNVYLTVTKESGNSIVLLFKMISTRAASGLYRAITETHAFYRCDTVTSAVMMQYSRDLKGHLASLFLNENINLGKKYVFDIKRTSKEVYDHARRALYNAGVVDLISRSNQSPSNLPLKSSESSMNCSSCEGLSCQQTRALQEKLRKLKEAMLCMVCCEEEIDSTFCPCGHTVCCESCATQLQSCPVCRSRVEHVQHIYLPTHTSLLNLTVI; this comes from the exons ATGCTGTGCTATGTGACGAGGCCGGACGCAGTGCcgatggaggtggaggtggaggcgaAAGCCAACGGCGAGGACTGCCTCAACCAG gTGTGCAGGCGATTGGGAATCATAGAAGTTGATTATTTTGGACTGCAGTTTACGGGTAGCAAAGGTGAAAGTTTATGGCTCAACCTGAGAAACCGGATCTCCCAGCAGATGGATGGGCTAGCCCCTTACCGGTTTAAACTGAGAGTCAAGTTCTTCGTGGAGCCTCATCTCATCTTACAGGAGCAGACTAG ACACATCTTTTTCTTGCACATCAAGGAGGCCCTCTTGGCAGGCCACCTCTTGTGTTCCCCAGAGCAGGCGGTGGAGCTCAGTGCCCTCCTGGCCCAGACCAAGTTTGGAGACTACAACCAGAACACTGCCAAGTATAACTACGAGGAGCTGTGTGCCAAGGAGCTCTCCTGTGCTGCCTTGAACAG CATTGTTGCAAAACACAAGGAGTTGGAGGGGACCAGCCAGGCTTCAGCTGAATACCAAGTTTTGCAGATTGTGTCAGCAATGGAAAACTATGGCATAGAATGGCATTCTGTGCGGGATAGCGAAGGGCAGAAACTGCTCATTGGGGTTGGACCTGAAGGAATCTCAATTTGTAAAGATGATTTTAGCCCAATTAATAG GATAGCTTATCCTGTGGTACAGATGGCCACCCAGTCAGGAAAGAATGTATACTTGACGGTCACCAAGGAGTCTGGGAACAGCATCGTGCTCTTGTTTAAAATGATCAGCACCAGGGCAGCCAGCGGACTCTACCGAGCAATCACAGAGACACACGCATTCTACAG GTGTGACACAGTGACCAGCGCCGTCATGATGCAGTATAGTCGTGACTTGAAGGGCCACTTGGCATCTCTGTTTCTGAATGAAAACATTAACCTTGGCAAGAAGTATGTCTTTGATATTAAAAGAACATCAAAGGAGGTGTATGACCATGCCAGGAGGGCTCTGTACAATGCTGGTGTTGTGGACCTCATTTCAAGAAGCAACCAGAGCCCTTCAAACTTGCCTCTCAAGTCCTCGGAAAGCAGCATGAACTGCAGCAGCTGCGAGGGCCTCAGCTGCCAGCAGACCCGGGCGCTGCAGGAGAAGCTCCGCAAGCTGAAGGAAGCCATGCTGTGCATGGTGTGCTGCGAGGAGGAGATCGACTCCACCTTCTGTCCCTGCGGCCACACTGTGTGCTGTGAGAGCTGCGCCACCCAGCTGCAG TCATGTCCCGTCTGCAGGTCGCGTGTGGAGCATGTCCAGCACATCTATCTGCCAACCCACACCAGTCTTCTCAATCTGACTGTAATCTAA
- the LOC100385065 gene encoding E3 ubiquitin-protein ligase MYLIP isoform X2: MDGLAPYRFKLRVKFFVEPHLILQEQTRHIFFLHIKEALLAGHLLCSPEQAVELSALLAQTKFGDYNQNTAKYNYEELCAKELSCAALNSIVAKHKELEGTSQASAEYQVLQIVSAMENYGIEWHSVRDSEGQKLLIGVGPEGISICKDDFSPINRIAYPVVQMATQSGKNVYLTVTKESGNSIVLLFKMISTRAASGLYRAITETHAFYRCDTVTSAVMMQYSRDLKGHLASLFLNENINLGKKYVFDIKRTSKEVYDHARRALYNAGVVDLISRSNQSPSNLPLKSSESSMNCSSCEGLSCQQTRALQEKLRKLKEAMLCMVCCEEEIDSTFCPCGHTVCCESCATQLQSCPVCRSRVEHVQHIYLPTHTSLLNLTVI; encoded by the exons ATGGATGGGCTAGCCCCTTACCGGTTTAAACTGAGAGTCAAGTTCTTCGTGGAGCCTCATCTCATCTTACAGGAGCAGACTAG ACACATCTTTTTCTTGCACATCAAGGAGGCCCTCTTGGCAGGCCACCTCTTGTGTTCCCCAGAGCAGGCGGTGGAGCTCAGTGCCCTCCTGGCCCAGACCAAGTTTGGAGACTACAACCAGAACACTGCCAAGTATAACTACGAGGAGCTGTGTGCCAAGGAGCTCTCCTGTGCTGCCTTGAACAG CATTGTTGCAAAACACAAGGAGTTGGAGGGGACCAGCCAGGCTTCAGCTGAATACCAAGTTTTGCAGATTGTGTCAGCAATGGAAAACTATGGCATAGAATGGCATTCTGTGCGGGATAGCGAAGGGCAGAAACTGCTCATTGGGGTTGGACCTGAAGGAATCTCAATTTGTAAAGATGATTTTAGCCCAATTAATAG GATAGCTTATCCTGTGGTACAGATGGCCACCCAGTCAGGAAAGAATGTATACTTGACGGTCACCAAGGAGTCTGGGAACAGCATCGTGCTCTTGTTTAAAATGATCAGCACCAGGGCAGCCAGCGGACTCTACCGAGCAATCACAGAGACACACGCATTCTACAG GTGTGACACAGTGACCAGCGCCGTCATGATGCAGTATAGTCGTGACTTGAAGGGCCACTTGGCATCTCTGTTTCTGAATGAAAACATTAACCTTGGCAAGAAGTATGTCTTTGATATTAAAAGAACATCAAAGGAGGTGTATGACCATGCCAGGAGGGCTCTGTACAATGCTGGTGTTGTGGACCTCATTTCAAGAAGCAACCAGAGCCCTTCAAACTTGCCTCTCAAGTCCTCGGAAAGCAGCATGAACTGCAGCAGCTGCGAGGGCCTCAGCTGCCAGCAGACCCGGGCGCTGCAGGAGAAGCTCCGCAAGCTGAAGGAAGCCATGCTGTGCATGGTGTGCTGCGAGGAGGAGATCGACTCCACCTTCTGTCCCTGCGGCCACACTGTGTGCTGTGAGAGCTGCGCCACCCAGCTGCAG TCATGTCCCGTCTGCAGGTCGCGTGTGGAGCATGTCCAGCACATCTATCTGCCAACCCACACCAGTCTTCTCAATCTGACTGTAATCTAA